From a region of the Arvicanthis niloticus isolate mArvNil1 chromosome 6, mArvNil1.pat.X, whole genome shotgun sequence genome:
- the Septin12 gene encoding septin-12 isoform X1 has protein sequence MDGRRPPSPCSSRPSSPRTPPCEMFAPVGIEAVLDQLRIKAMKTGFEFNIMVVGQSGLGKSTMVNTLFKSKVWQSTVPNLDVPMPQTLELHSVTHVIEEKGLKLKLTVTDTPGFGDQINNDKCWDPILSYINQQYEQYLQEELLITRQRHIPDTRVHCCVYFVPPTGHCLRPLDIEFLRRLCRTVNVVPVIARADSLTIEERDAFRSRIQQNLKTHCIDVYPQKCFDEDVNDRLLNSKIREQIPFAVVGADREHIVNGRCVLGRKTKWGIIEVENMAHCEFLLLRDLLIRSHLQDLKDITHNVHYENYRVIRLNESHLLPQGPGWVNLAPASPGQLMAPGPGKVRKQANKESKDDEC, from the exons ATGGATGGGAGGCGACCACCCTCTCCCTGCTCTTCGAGGCCCTCCAGCCCCAGGACCCCACCCTGTGAGATGTTTGCTCCTGTGGGCATTGAGGCTGTGCTAGACCAGCTGCGGATCAAGGCTATGAAGACTGGGTTTGAGTTCAATATCATGGTAGTAG GGCAGAGTGGGCTAGGCAAGTCCACCATGGTGAACACACTGTTCAAGTCCAAAGTATGGCAGTCAACTGTACCCAACCTGGATGTACCCATGCCACAGACATTGGAGCTGCACTCTGTGACCCATG TCATCGAAGAGAAGGGATTGAAGCTGAAGCTGACGGTGACAGATACACCTGGCTTTGGAGACCAGATCAACAATGACAAGTG CTGGGACCCTATCCTGAGCTACATCAACCAACAGTATGAGCAGTATCTACAGGAGGAGCTTCTCATCACCCGCCAGCGCCACATCCCCGACACCCGTGTGCATTGCTGTGTGTACTTTGTGCCACCCACTGGCCACTG TCTACGGCCCCTGGACATTGAGTTCCTGCGGCGGCTGTGCCGGACTGTGAATGTGGTACCTGTGATTGCCAGGGCTGACAGCCTAACCATTGAAGAACGAGATGCTTTCAGGAGCAGG ATCCAGCAAAACCTGAAAACTCACTGCATTGATGTGTACCCACAGAAGTGTTTCGACGAGGACGTCAATGACAGGCTCCTCAACAGTAAGATCCGG gaACAGATCCCTTTTGCTGTGGTTGGGGCTGACCGAGAACATATAGTGAATGGGAGATGTGTCCTGGGCCGGAAGACCAAATGGGGCATCATCGAAG TGGAAAACATGGCGCACTGTGAGTTTCTTCTCCTGAGAGATCTGCTCATCCG CTCCCATCTCCAAGACCTGAAGGACATCACCCACAATGTACACTACGAGAACTACCGGGTCATCAGACTCAATGAGAGCCACCTGCTGCCCCAGGGGCCAGGCTGGGTGAACCTGGCTCCAGCCTCCCCTGGACAGCTGATGGCCCCTGGACCAGGAAAGGTCCGAAAGCAAGCGAACAAGGAGTCCAAGGACGATGAGTGCTGA
- the Septin12 gene encoding septin-12 isoform X2 yields the protein MVNTLFKSKVWQSTVPNLDVPMPQTLELHSVTHVIEEKGLKLKLTVTDTPGFGDQINNDKCWDPILSYINQQYEQYLQEELLITRQRHIPDTRVHCCVYFVPPTGHCLRPLDIEFLRRLCRTVNVVPVIARADSLTIEERDAFRSRIQQNLKTHCIDVYPQKCFDEDVNDRLLNSKIREQIPFAVVGADREHIVNGRCVLGRKTKWGIIEVENMAHCEFLLLRDLLIRSHLQDLKDITHNVHYENYRVIRLNESHLLPQGPGWVNLAPASPGQLMAPGPGKVRKQANKESKDDEC from the exons ATGGTGAACACACTGTTCAAGTCCAAAGTATGGCAGTCAACTGTACCCAACCTGGATGTACCCATGCCACAGACATTGGAGCTGCACTCTGTGACCCATG TCATCGAAGAGAAGGGATTGAAGCTGAAGCTGACGGTGACAGATACACCTGGCTTTGGAGACCAGATCAACAATGACAAGTG CTGGGACCCTATCCTGAGCTACATCAACCAACAGTATGAGCAGTATCTACAGGAGGAGCTTCTCATCACCCGCCAGCGCCACATCCCCGACACCCGTGTGCATTGCTGTGTGTACTTTGTGCCACCCACTGGCCACTG TCTACGGCCCCTGGACATTGAGTTCCTGCGGCGGCTGTGCCGGACTGTGAATGTGGTACCTGTGATTGCCAGGGCTGACAGCCTAACCATTGAAGAACGAGATGCTTTCAGGAGCAGG ATCCAGCAAAACCTGAAAACTCACTGCATTGATGTGTACCCACAGAAGTGTTTCGACGAGGACGTCAATGACAGGCTCCTCAACAGTAAGATCCGG gaACAGATCCCTTTTGCTGTGGTTGGGGCTGACCGAGAACATATAGTGAATGGGAGATGTGTCCTGGGCCGGAAGACCAAATGGGGCATCATCGAAG TGGAAAACATGGCGCACTGTGAGTTTCTTCTCCTGAGAGATCTGCTCATCCG CTCCCATCTCCAAGACCTGAAGGACATCACCCACAATGTACACTACGAGAACTACCGGGTCATCAGACTCAATGAGAGCCACCTGCTGCCCCAGGGGCCAGGCTGGGTGAACCTGGCTCCAGCCTCCCCTGGACAGCTGATGGCCCCTGGACCAGGAAAGGTCCGAAAGCAAGCGAACAAGGAGTCCAAGGACGATGAGTGCTGA
- the Smim22 gene encoding small integral membrane protein 22 isoform X1, with protein sequence MGLSADELKHKLEVTAEEVLGRLRSRQLFQSEWDIAALVVFLTFAGTVVVLLFLVVVHCCCCCCCTSPRPRKVSPGKEKPKGMDNLALEP encoded by the exons ATGGGACTTTCTGCTGATGAGCTGAAGCATAAGCTGGAGGTCACTGCAGAGGAagtactggggaggctgaggagcCGGCAGCTGTTCCAGTCTGAATGGGACATCGCTGCCCTTGTGGTCTTTCTCACGTTTGCAG GCACTGTGGTGGTGTTGCTGTTCCTGGTTGTtgtccactgctgctgctgctgctgctgcacctcCCCCAGGCCCCGGAAGGTGAGCCCCGGGAAG GAAAAGCCTAAGGGCATGGACAATTTGGCCCTGGAACCTTAA
- the Smim22 gene encoding small integral membrane protein 22 isoform X2 — protein sequence MGLSADELKHKLEVTAEEVLGRLRSRQLFQSEWDIAALVVFLTFAGTVVVLLFLVVVHCCCCCCCTSPRPRKEKPKGMDNLALEP from the exons ATGGGACTTTCTGCTGATGAGCTGAAGCATAAGCTGGAGGTCACTGCAGAGGAagtactggggaggctgaggagcCGGCAGCTGTTCCAGTCTGAATGGGACATCGCTGCCCTTGTGGTCTTTCTCACGTTTGCAG GCACTGTGGTGGTGTTGCTGTTCCTGGTTGTtgtccactgctgctgctgctgctgctgcacctcCCCCAGGCCCCGGAAG GAAAAGCCTAAGGGCATGGACAATTTGGCCCTGGAACCTTAA
- the Rogdi gene encoding protein rogdi homolog — protein MATVMAASAAERAVLEEEFRWLLHAEVHAVLRQLQDILKEASLRFTLPGPSTEGPAKQENFILGSCGTDQVKGVLTLQGDALSQADVNLKMPRNNQLLHFAFREDKQWKLQQIQDARNHVSQAIYLLANRDESYQFKTGAEVLKLMDAVMLQLTRARNRLTTPATLTLPEIAASGLTRMFAPTLPSDLLVNVYINLNKLCLTVYQLHTLQPTSTKNFRPAGGAVLHSPGAMFEWGSQRLEVSHVHKVECVIPWLNDALVYFTVSLQLCQQLKDKISVFSSYWSSRPF, from the exons ATGGCGACCGTGATGGCTGCGAGCGCCGCGGAGCGGGCAGTACTG GAGGAGGAGTTTCGCTGGTTGCTGCACGCTGAGGTGCACGCCGTGCTGAGACAGCTGCAGGACATCCTCAAG GAGGCCTCGCTCCGCTTCACTCTCCCAGGCCCCAGCACCGAGGGTCCTGCCAAGCAGGAGAACTTCATCCTGGGCAGCTGTGG CACTGACCAGGTGAAAGGGGTGCTGACTCTGCAAGGGGATGCCCTCAGCCAGGCG GATGTGAACTTGAAGATGCCTCGGAACAACCAGTTGTTGCACTTCGCCTTCCGGGAGGACAAGCAGTGGAAGCTACAGCAG ATCCAGGATGCCAGGAACCACGTGAGCCAAGCTATTTATCTCCTAGCAAACCGGGATGAGAGCTACCAGTTCAAGACAGGAGCGGAGGTCCTCAAG CTCATGGATGCTGTTATGCTGCAACTGACTAGAGCCAGAAACCGGCTCACTACCCCAGCCACCCTCACCCTGCCGGAGATTGCTGCCAGCGGCCTCACG cgGATGTTTGCACCTACCCTACCCTCTGACCTGCTGGTCAATGTCTACATCAATCTCAACAAGCTGTGCCTCACCGTGTACCAGCTGCACACTCTGCAGCCCACCTCCACTAAG AACTTCCGACCCGCAGGAGGCGCGGTACTCCACAGCCCTGGAGCCATGTT tgagtGGGGTTCACAGCGCCTCGAGGTGAGCCACGTCCACAAGGTAGAATGTGTGATCCCCTGGCTCAACGACGCCCTGGTGTACTTCACTGTCTCTCTGCAGCTCTGCCAGCAGCTCAAGGATAAG ATTTCTGTGTTTTCCAGCTATTGGAGCTCCAGGCCCTTCTGA